One window of the Natrinema sp. CBA1119 genome contains the following:
- a CDS encoding glycosyltransferase family 4 protein: MTDENKEYVLVTEYFHPDTATTGQLITDLAVGLENRGLNMTVLTGQPNYHSGENEKQPLVSTHEGVQVKRIRAPQVRQSSLLRRLFNWGIFTIWMFFVMLLSQTEKEREVVFVSNPPFLPVAIWIVCRIRGWNYTYIVHDLYPDQPVELNYIKEGDIIDRVWGFLDRQALLAAKNVVALGPVMKERICQNAGPKFNSSKVKIIHNWEDEEFIQPQDKENNWFSQEHDLVEPFTILYSGNIAHFHDLETVVEAAAEFEDEDVQFLIIGEGDNKETIVSRAEKLGLRGGTVRFLPYQPRADLPYSLTSADVSVVTVKKGFEGVCVSSKLYTAMAAGEPVLTIAQPNDDEARIIDQFDAGIHVSQGDIEGVVEAIERWRQNPNLVKQQGENARQSFEENFTADASIGEYYKLLATN, translated from the coding sequence ATGACTGACGAAAACAAAGAGTACGTTCTTGTCACAGAGTATTTCCACCCCGACACGGCTACGACCGGTCAACTCATCACTGACCTCGCAGTCGGGCTTGAAAATCGCGGGTTAAACATGACCGTTCTCACCGGACAGCCGAACTACCACAGCGGTGAGAACGAGAAACAACCTCTCGTGTCCACGCATGAGGGTGTCCAGGTCAAACGCATCCGTGCACCCCAGGTTCGCCAGTCGTCGCTTCTACGCCGCTTGTTTAACTGGGGTATTTTCACTATCTGGATGTTCTTTGTGATGCTATTGAGCCAAACCGAGAAAGAACGTGAGGTAGTCTTCGTCTCGAACCCTCCCTTCCTGCCCGTTGCAATATGGATAGTTTGTCGAATCCGTGGTTGGAACTATACCTATATCGTCCACGACTTATATCCTGATCAGCCGGTTGAACTCAATTACATCAAAGAAGGCGATATCATTGATCGGGTTTGGGGATTTCTGGACAGACAAGCTCTCCTTGCCGCAAAGAACGTGGTCGCTCTCGGTCCGGTAATGAAGGAGCGCATCTGCCAGAACGCTGGCCCGAAATTTAATTCGTCAAAGGTCAAAATCATCCACAACTGGGAGGACGAAGAGTTTATCCAACCGCAAGATAAGGAGAATAATTGGTTTAGTCAGGAACACGACCTCGTTGAGCCGTTTACGATCCTTTACTCGGGGAATATTGCGCATTTTCACGACCTCGAAACGGTTGTGGAGGCAGCAGCGGAATTCGAAGATGAGGATGTTCAGTTTCTAATTATTGGTGAAGGAGATAATAAAGAAACCATCGTATCTCGGGCCGAAAAGTTGGGACTCCGGGGAGGGACGGTTCGCTTCCTTCCCTACCAGCCGCGGGCAGATTTACCCTACAGTCTTACGTCAGCGGATGTCTCAGTTGTCACTGTTAAAAAAGGATTTGAGGGAGTTTGTGTGTCAAGTAAGTTGTATACTGCTATGGCTGCTGGGGAACCTGTATTGACAATAGCACAGCCAAATGACGACGAAGCGAGAATCATCGATCAATTTGATGCGGGAATCCATGTTTCCCAAGGGGATATTGAGGGTGTCGTTGAGGCTATCGAAAGATGGCGCCAAAATCCCAACCTCGTGAAACAGCAGGGAGAAAATGCTCGACAGTCATTTGAGGAAAATTTCACAGCTGACGCGTCTATTGGTGAATACTACAAGTTATTGGCCACTAACTAA
- a CDS encoding MarR family transcriptional regulator has product MVERVSWMAPVDYEIMLFFDVHPILVSPKVLAVNIEYDRQYVSRRCSALSDAGLLESVDTGLYQLTETGDSYLKGDLDVSELETDE; this is encoded by the coding sequence ATGGTAGAGCGAGTATCTTGGATGGCTCCTGTCGACTACGAGATTATGCTCTTTTTCGATGTGCACCCGATTCTGGTCTCCCCAAAAGTGCTCGCGGTGAATATCGAGTACGACCGTCAGTACGTGAGCAGACGATGTAGCGCACTGTCCGATGCTGGACTCCTAGAGTCAGTTGATACTGGTCTCTATCAGTTAACAGAAACGGGGGATTCCTATCTCAAGGGAGACCTCGACGTAAGCGAACTCGAGACCGACGAATAG
- a CDS encoding nucleotide sugar dehydrogenase, which yields MDIGIIGGGGHVGLPMGIVLADAGFSVTLIDKDGDRLDTIENGELPFNEPGGKPLLEDVLAEGRLDTTTEINSIADYDVIFFVIGTPIDEHHNPQMDTLLAVVDDVISNLTDDQLLIFRSTIYPGTTNLVCELLDEAGYTVGEDVYVSFAPERISQHKAFEEIVSLPQLIGAPDDKSYQRTKGIFESFLEEECLRLNPTEAELGKLFTNMWRYLTFAAANEFHLITESFATHHDVNVNKILDKTGHNYPRFDVPSPGANVGGPCLTKDGWFLVDNIPFNELVSTAYQINEGMPAQIIDRMARKSPNPDKITILGMTFKANSDDTRNSVSFKMEKQLRMKGYRNIVEIEPNTEGFDDFNDIQGSDWVILMTPHDEFEDFEAISRQVDNSDCLYCDLWGTWDIARYNSDNGYFFQCEVDQEEMTIETEVAQ from the coding sequence ATGGATATTGGTATTATCGGTGGAGGGGGTCATGTCGGTCTACCAATGGGAATTGTGCTTGCTGACGCCGGGTTTTCCGTCACACTGATTGACAAAGATGGAGATAGACTCGATACTATTGAGAACGGTGAATTGCCGTTCAATGAGCCCGGTGGAAAACCACTCCTTGAAGATGTTTTAGCGGAAGGCAGATTGGATACTACCACTGAGATCAATTCGATAGCGGATTATGATGTCATATTCTTCGTCATCGGCACCCCGATTGACGAACATCACAATCCACAGATGGATACACTGCTTGCTGTAGTTGACGACGTCATCTCCAACCTTACTGACGATCAATTGTTGATATTCCGTTCAACAATCTATCCGGGGACCACGAACCTTGTTTGTGAACTTCTTGACGAGGCAGGTTATACGGTCGGAGAAGATGTCTACGTTTCATTCGCACCTGAACGGATTTCTCAGCATAAGGCCTTTGAGGAGATCGTTAGTCTTCCCCAGCTTATCGGTGCACCTGACGATAAAAGCTATCAACGTACCAAGGGAATTTTTGAAAGCTTCCTTGAAGAGGAGTGTCTCCGCCTGAATCCGACAGAAGCAGAACTCGGTAAACTGTTCACGAACATGTGGCGTTACTTGACGTTCGCAGCGGCGAATGAATTCCATCTCATTACAGAATCATTTGCAACTCATCACGATGTCAATGTGAACAAGATACTCGATAAAACGGGGCACAACTATCCCCGATTTGATGTGCCATCCCCAGGTGCAAACGTCGGTGGTCCCTGCTTGACCAAAGACGGGTGGTTCCTCGTAGACAACATTCCGTTCAATGAGCTTGTTTCGACAGCGTACCAGATTAACGAAGGGATGCCAGCACAGATTATTGACCGGATGGCTCGGAAGTCCCCGAATCCGGACAAGATAACGATTCTCGGGATGACATTTAAAGCAAATTCCGACGATACCCGGAATTCTGTCTCGTTTAAAATGGAGAAGCAACTCAGGATGAAGGGATACCGAAATATTGTCGAAATTGAACCTAACACAGAAGGGTTCGACGATTTCAACGATATCCAAGGTAGTGACTGGGTGATTCTTATGACACCACACGATGAGTTCGAAGATTTTGAGGCAATTAGCCGCCAGGTGGATAACAGTGACTGTCTCTACTGTGATCTCTGGGGGACATGGGACATTGCCAGGTATAATTCAGACAATGGTTATTTCTTCCAGTGCGAAGTAGATCAAGAAGAGATGACGATAGAAACGGAGGTAGCACAATGA
- a CDS encoding sulfatase, translated as MVENIVLITVDSLRFDSIQLESSKQGVLSSLGGSSVSFSNAYATGPGTTPSFPALLTGTLPLSYDGLGALADARPRVSELLRKGGLTTAAFQCNPFLSAHFNYDDGYNKFKDYQNPLMGIATKVFPRGIEINNPKLRRIDDTLHLTDAIKKTYQLVKGKPRPYVSADIITDDTINWLSQTGTPFFCWTHYMDVHHPCFPPEEYRDRHGVKDVSQTEVSDWYSALLRNPETLSNEEIQDLKDLYSAAVEFTDEQIGRIIDHLKDSERYEETLVIITSDHGELFGEYGKYGKPERMYDELLHVPLIVANGPEYLNDAKDQLVSLLDIPPLIHNALGLEIPEEYEGQIPGVNEAREYIIAEHEVEGEVIVGARSSDWLYEGDEINDEHRLFDLRDGNFEQVERDHAEAETVRNAVLERLDELDVEAQYLQGEINGGVENRLEDLGYL; from the coding sequence ATGGTTGAAAATATCGTATTGATTACTGTCGATTCGCTTCGGTTCGATAGTATCCAATTAGAGTCTTCGAAACAAGGTGTTCTTAGTTCCTTAGGTGGGTCTTCGGTTTCATTTTCGAACGCATATGCCACTGGCCCTGGAACGACGCCATCATTCCCGGCGCTTTTGACAGGGACGCTGCCACTTTCATATGATGGCTTAGGAGCGCTAGCAGATGCTCGGCCTCGCGTGAGTGAACTCTTGAGAAAGGGAGGTCTCACGACAGCAGCGTTCCAGTGTAACCCATTCCTTTCAGCTCATTTTAACTATGATGATGGGTACAATAAATTCAAAGACTACCAAAATCCCTTGATGGGGATTGCTACCAAAGTCTTCCCGCGGGGAATAGAAATCAACAACCCGAAACTCCGCAGGATTGACGATACACTCCATTTAACGGATGCCATCAAAAAAACGTACCAGTTAGTCAAAGGTAAGCCGCGTCCTTACGTTAGTGCCGATATCATAACTGATGATACGATCAATTGGCTTTCCCAAACTGGCACTCCGTTCTTCTGCTGGACACACTATATGGACGTTCACCATCCCTGCTTCCCACCCGAAGAATACCGTGATCGACATGGCGTGAAAGACGTATCCCAGACCGAAGTCTCTGATTGGTACTCTGCGCTTCTCCGTAACCCGGAGACACTCTCAAACGAAGAAATTCAGGATCTCAAGGACCTATACAGTGCGGCCGTTGAGTTCACTGACGAACAGATCGGGCGTATCATAGACCATCTGAAAGACTCTGAGCGCTACGAAGAGACACTCGTTATTATCACCTCGGACCACGGAGAGCTCTTTGGTGAGTACGGCAAGTATGGAAAACCCGAACGGATGTACGACGAGTTGCTGCATGTTCCGCTCATCGTCGCTAACGGTCCAGAGTATCTCAACGACGCCAAGGATCAGTTAGTGAGCCTTCTTGATATTCCTCCGCTAATTCATAATGCACTCGGACTGGAAATTCCGGAGGAATACGAAGGACAAATTCCGGGGGTTAACGAGGCTCGTGAGTATATTATAGCGGAACACGAGGTGGAGGGAGAGGTAATCGTTGGTGCTCGGTCGTCGGATTGGCTCTACGAGGGGGATGAAATCAACGACGAACACAGACTGTTCGATCTCCGTGATGGAAACTTCGAGCAGGTAGAGCGAGACCACGCTGAGGCCGAAACCGTCCGTAACGCCGTTCTCGAACGTCTAGACGAACTCGACGTGGAAGCACAATATCTACAAGGTGAGATAAACGGCGGTGTTGAAAACCGGTTGGAAGACTTAGGATATCTATAA
- a CDS encoding NUDIX hydrolase encodes MDEQTHQYCPDCGASLSSQEIEGQLRAYCATCGAPIYRNSKPCAGVLVMDDAQLLLVKRTQPPSVGSWSVPAGFLEYDGPPALGAVRELEEETGVTASEEDIELFDTAFVTAGERANVLVIIYRVERSATKGEPGSDAGDARFWEMEAFESENE; translated from the coding sequence ATGGACGAACAGACGCACCAGTACTGCCCGGACTGTGGCGCCAGTTTGAGTTCTCAAGAGATCGAGGGCCAACTCCGAGCGTACTGTGCGACGTGTGGGGCTCCGATCTACCGAAATTCCAAACCCTGTGCGGGAGTACTCGTCATGGACGACGCCCAGTTATTGCTGGTGAAGCGCACGCAACCTCCCAGTGTGGGATCTTGGAGCGTCCCTGCCGGGTTTCTAGAGTACGACGGACCTCCAGCTCTCGGTGCAGTCCGAGAACTCGAAGAAGAGACCGGTGTAACGGCTTCAGAAGAAGATATAGAGCTGTTTGATACTGCATTCGTTACTGCGGGCGAACGGGCGAACGTCCTCGTCATCATCTATCGCGTCGAACGAAGCGCGACGAAAGGGGAACCTGGCTCCGATGCAGGCGATGCTCGGTTCTGGGAGATGGAGGCCTTTGAGAGTGAAAATGAATAA
- a CDS encoding PIN domain-containing protein, with amino-acid sequence MRLFLDTNVFVAAVTDEPETGEIAAALLSADHEFLTSTLNLMELRTVLTKKQRLELSRANTIQTEITQDVAVVIPDASDMMDANRLQQETLLYPLDCLILACSQGHDAELVSFDTELETAGALAPADLLD; translated from the coding sequence ATGAGGCTCTTTCTCGATACGAACGTTTTCGTCGCCGCCGTCACTGATGAACCGGAAACGGGGGAGATCGCGGCTGCCTTGCTGAGCGCTGACCACGAATTCCTCACATCGACGCTCAATCTCATGGAGCTCCGAACTGTCCTGACGAAAAAGCAGCGCCTCGAGCTTTCTCGAGCGAACACCATTCAGACCGAGATCACGCAGGACGTCGCCGTCGTTATCCCCGATGCATCAGATATGATGGACGCGAATCGATTGCAGCAAGAGACGTTACTGTATCCACTCGATTGTCTCATCCTCGCATGTTCACAGGGCCACGATGCCGAGCTCGTCTCCTTCGACACGGAACTAGAAACGGCAGGGGCACTGGCACCGGCCGATCTCCTCGACTGA
- a CDS encoding transposase: MGLLLETVAFRHVSNDTEGRVRENENGGHRLQDVLGGLKRRIIDETVKIEYKRWPYGGTESTNTTEVRVIGVRNEYSDNYHPYVTNQPEEFTPRQAAALNGLQWTAELLFRELKPVCWLETFQTSNPASFELFVVAVLLTLVVTSDLLDLFQELFLGTVLPGER, translated from the coding sequence TTGGGCCTGTTGCTCGAGACGGTCGCGTTCCGGCACGTTTCCAATGATACCGAGGGACGCGTCAGGGAGAACGAGAATGGCGGTCATCGTCTCCAGGACGTTCTGGGTGGCCTGAAGCGGAGGATTATTGATGAGACTGTCAAGATCGAGTATAAGCGATGGCCCTACGGTGGGACGGAGTCAACCAACACGACAGAGGTCCGTGTCATCGGTGTCCGCAACGAATACTCCGACAACTACCATCCCTACGTCACGAATCAGCCCGAGGAGTTCACTCCCCGACAGGCCGCAGCCCTGAACGGACTGCAGTGGACGGCAGAATTGCTGTTCCGTGAGCTGAAACCGGTGTGCTGGCTCGAGACGTTCCAGACGAGTAATCCAGCAAGCTTCGAACTGTTCGTCGTAGCGGTTCTGCTGACATTAGTGGTCACTAGTGACTTACTCGACCTGTTTCAGGAGTTATTCCTAGGGACAGTGCTCCCGGGAGAACGCTAG
- a CDS encoding antitoxin VapB family protein: MSKNISISDDVYRELKREKGDRSFSDVIRDNLEERRKLADVTGAGVLDRETHEDVKDDIKQLSRGTLSRMDDETL, encoded by the coding sequence ATGAGCAAGAACATCTCGATCTCGGACGATGTCTATCGAGAGCTAAAACGAGAGAAGGGCGACCGGAGTTTCAGTGACGTCATTCGAGACAATCTCGAGGAGCGGCGGAAACTGGCCGACGTCACGGGGGCTGGAGTCCTCGACCGGGAGACGCACGAAGACGTGAAAGACGATATCAAGCAGCTGAGCCGCGGGACGCTCTCGAGAATGGACGATGAAACTCTGTGA
- a CDS encoding NAD(P)-dependent oxidoreductase — protein MRVLVTGSEGSLMQWTTKHLLENGHEVVGVDNHARYDDYKHTRVVDPKKYEFHKADLTEYDRVMDLVADIDAIINAAALIYGVKGFHEYPADILSNDLTIHRNILEAAAKHDVDRVAYLSSSMVYEQDEPPHNEDDVWESNVPSTDYGLSKVVGERLSMAFKEQYDIDYTIWRPFNIITPYEKSEEEAGISHVFADFLRKILVEKQNPMEIFGEGEQVRCFTWIDEVAGAIATQSFADATTNEAYNLANPEPVTMKELAQRIFEKGKERGIVEGDTLEFDHVSIYDDDVKKRVPSVDKAENDFNWNPEIKLDDSLERCMDNMAQIYDDL, from the coding sequence ATGAGAGTTCTCGTTACGGGAAGCGAAGGGTCTCTTATGCAGTGGACCACCAAGCATCTTCTTGAGAATGGTCACGAGGTCGTCGGTGTGGATAACCACGCTCGATACGACGACTATAAACACACGCGAGTTGTGGACCCTAAAAAGTACGAGTTCCATAAGGCCGATCTCACGGAGTATGACCGGGTTATGGACTTGGTTGCAGATATAGATGCCATAATTAATGCCGCAGCACTAATCTATGGCGTGAAGGGATTTCACGAGTATCCCGCAGACATCCTCTCGAACGACCTCACTATCCATCGGAACATCTTGGAGGCAGCTGCCAAACACGACGTTGACAGAGTTGCATACCTCTCTTCGTCGATGGTGTATGAACAGGATGAGCCCCCGCATAATGAAGACGATGTCTGGGAAAGCAATGTACCGTCCACGGACTACGGTCTCTCGAAAGTAGTTGGTGAACGACTCAGTATGGCGTTTAAGGAACAATATGATATTGACTACACTATTTGGCGACCGTTCAATATAATCACTCCATACGAAAAAAGTGAGGAAGAGGCAGGTATCAGCCACGTGTTCGCCGACTTCTTACGGAAGATTCTAGTGGAAAAACAGAATCCGATGGAGATATTTGGCGAGGGAGAACAGGTGCGGTGTTTCACGTGGATTGATGAAGTGGCTGGTGCAATTGCCACACAGTCATTCGCTGATGCGACTACCAATGAAGCGTATAATCTCGCAAATCCCGAACCGGTAACGATGAAAGAACTCGCTCAACGAATATTTGAGAAGGGCAAAGAACGCGGTATCGTTGAGGGGGATACACTTGAGTTTGACCACGTTTCAATATATGATGACGACGTCAAGAAACGAGTTCCCTCCGTCGATAAAGCAGAAAACGACTTCAACTGGAATCCAGAAATAAAACTCGACGATTCCCTAGAGCGTTGCATGGACAATATGGCTCAGATTTACGACGACCTCTAG
- a CDS encoding NUDIX hydrolase yields MDDSWNFLSEETVFQCPWFSVGYDKVKTPDESVKNYYWIDRPENALAVVAIQNDNVVMVEQYRPKLDHTFIECPGGHVEKDETYPEAAARELREETGISAEKLTHLTTYYPTATTRYERAVVVAQNLSEGESEPDEGEYIEWDYIPAEIAFKIAMNQPTTGWTLTPLLLAREEGYI; encoded by the coding sequence ATGGACGATAGCTGGAACTTTCTATCAGAAGAGACGGTGTTCCAGTGCCCTTGGTTCTCCGTCGGCTACGATAAGGTAAAGACACCGGATGAAAGCGTAAAAAATTACTATTGGATTGATCGGCCTGAGAACGCGCTTGCCGTCGTCGCGATTCAGAACGATAATGTCGTCATGGTTGAACAATATCGTCCTAAGTTAGATCATACTTTCATAGAATGTCCTGGCGGCCATGTGGAAAAAGACGAAACCTATCCTGAAGCAGCTGCACGCGAGTTACGAGAGGAAACAGGGATATCTGCTGAAAAACTCACACACCTGACTACATACTATCCTACAGCCACAACCCGCTACGAACGTGCGGTAGTTGTTGCTCAAAATTTATCTGAAGGGGAATCAGAGCCAGATGAGGGTGAGTATATTGAATGGGATTATATCCCGGCAGAAATCGCCTTCAAGATAGCTATGAACCAGCCAACAACGGGTTGGACTCTCACCCCCCTACTATTGGCACGTGAAGAAGGCTACATTTGA
- a CDS encoding glycosyltransferase family 4 protein — protein sequence MDGIVDAIERWKSNPELVEKQGKNAREVFEENFTVDESIDDYYRMLTK from the coding sequence GTGGACGGTATTGTCGATGCTATTGAGCGTTGGAAGTCGAACCCTGAACTCGTGGAGAAACAGGGGAAGAATGCACGTGAGGTCTTTGAGGAGAACTTCACCGTGGACGAATCGATTGACGACTACTATCGGATGCTCACGAAGTAG